A single Pedobacter sp. PACM 27299 DNA region contains:
- a CDS encoding universal stress protein translates to MEFHKILIAIDSNPSAEHVALSGLQLAKQFKSEIALISIIDPDGISDNDPPTTRELEDMMERNLNRSQLNVIEKVFKGFPIKSFVEKGIPYKVILETADKWGADIIVMGTHGRKGLPHLLLGSVAEDVIRHSRKTMIVIPVRN, encoded by the coding sequence ATGGAATTTCATAAAATCCTAATCGCTATTGACAGCAATCCAAGTGCTGAGCACGTTGCACTCAGTGGGCTACAACTGGCTAAACAGTTCAAATCAGAAATCGCCCTGATCAGTATTATAGATCCAGACGGCATATCGGATAACGATCCTCCCACAACCAGGGAGCTGGAGGACATGATGGAGCGCAATTTAAACCGCAGCCAGCTCAATGTAATTGAAAAAGTATTCAAAGGCTTTCCAATCAAAAGCTTTGTGGAAAAAGGAATTCCTTATAAAGTTATTTTAGAAACAGCCGATAAATGGGGTGCCGATATCATCGTTATGGGTACACATGGTAGGAAAGGATTACCCCATTTACTGCTAGGTAGTGTAGCCGAAGATGTGATCAGGCACTCCAGAAAAACTATGATTGTAATTCCCGTGCGTAATTAA
- a CDS encoding PAS domain-containing protein: MAIPIDNFDLSTFFKEIPCVVFRIHEYEGRFSFLFASAAIEKELELNPILLINDIEILLNLLSKQHRESFLSSLENSVRQSVAWNWEGYFNLPSGKKKWIQGLGEVSGSSKTTIDCLFKDITKEKHTFDMFTETGKLTKTGSWELDLLTNHLFWSDEVYIIHEIEPETVPELDNALGFYSTEGREMIINLIEKAVKSGASWDVEVSFVTARGNDRWVRTSGKAVFENGIAIKLYGIIQDVTEKRLSEEILSVIFKYSTDAHFLFGTKGVIDCNDMAIGMLNCSSKAEVLASHPADFSPKYQPDGRLSAEKSLEMNNLAYKNGYHQFEWLHKRTNGETFTVLVTLNPVKINGETVLLAVWHDITEQKHQTELIKLNQTLLSDTQELTHSGSWEADLVTGKNYWSDEAFRIFGLIPEKEGPNTLSFGRMIHPDDKETYKRIVQHTIDNRVTSDFNLRIILSDGQVRYIHAIGKPFINESGKVTKLYGAIMDITAQKNAEKELILAKDFAEQAASAKSQFLSTMSHEIRTPMNAVIGFTNLLLLKDPNPEQLEYLKVLKFSGDNLLVLINDILDFSKMEEGRITFELIDFSIPELLKNIRFSLLEKAREKGLELELSLDEQLSEPVMGDPVRLGQILTNLINNAIKFTSKGKVSISAFFC, translated from the coding sequence ATGGCAATTCCAATAGATAATTTTGATCTTTCTACTTTTTTCAAGGAAATACCTTGTGTTGTTTTTAGAATTCATGAATATGAAGGTCGTTTTTCTTTCTTATTTGCCAGCGCTGCAATTGAAAAGGAATTGGAATTGAATCCAATTTTATTGATTAATGATATTGAAATATTGCTGAACCTCTTATCAAAACAGCATAGGGAATCATTTCTAAGTTCATTGGAAAACTCAGTGCGTCAGTCAGTCGCCTGGAATTGGGAAGGTTATTTTAATTTACCTTCAGGTAAAAAGAAGTGGATACAGGGTTTGGGCGAAGTAAGCGGTTCAAGTAAAACTACCATTGATTGTCTTTTTAAGGATATCACGAAAGAAAAGCACACATTTGATATGTTTACTGAAACAGGTAAACTCACTAAAACGGGATCCTGGGAGCTGGATTTACTTACTAATCATCTTTTCTGGTCTGATGAGGTATATATAATTCACGAAATCGAACCGGAAACAGTGCCGGAATTAGATAATGCACTTGGTTTCTACTCTACTGAAGGCAGGGAGATGATCATCAATTTAATCGAAAAGGCGGTAAAAAGTGGAGCGTCCTGGGATGTAGAAGTTTCCTTTGTTACAGCCAGAGGCAATGACAGGTGGGTCAGGACATCAGGGAAAGCTGTGTTCGAAAATGGGATCGCAATTAAACTTTATGGGATCATTCAGGATGTCACAGAAAAGCGTTTGTCTGAAGAAATCCTCAGCGTGATCTTTAAATATTCAACTGATGCTCATTTTTTGTTTGGAACAAAAGGGGTAATTGACTGTAATGATATGGCTATTGGCATGTTGAACTGTAGCAGTAAAGCGGAAGTGCTTGCTAGTCATCCGGCAGACTTTTCTCCTAAGTATCAGCCAGATGGTCGGCTTTCAGCTGAAAAGTCTTTGGAAATGAACAACCTGGCCTACAAAAATGGCTATCATCAATTTGAATGGCTGCATAAGCGTACCAACGGAGAGACTTTTACAGTCTTGGTGACACTAAACCCTGTGAAGATAAATGGTGAAACTGTACTGTTAGCTGTATGGCACGATATTACAGAACAGAAACATCAGACAGAATTAATTAAACTCAACCAGACATTACTTTCCGATACCCAGGAATTGACACATAGTGGAAGTTGGGAGGCTGATCTGGTTACGGGCAAGAACTATTGGTCTGATGAAGCGTTCCGTATTTTCGGATTGATTCCGGAAAAGGAGGGTCCAAATACCTTAAGTTTTGGAAGAATGATCCATCCTGACGATAAGGAAACTTATAAGAGGATAGTTCAACATACAATTGACAATCGGGTTACCTCTGATTTTAATTTGCGTATCATTTTATCTGACGGGCAAGTTAGATATATCCATGCCATAGGTAAGCCTTTTATTAATGAATCTGGAAAAGTGACCAAACTTTACGGTGCCATAATGGACATCACAGCCCAAAAAAATGCGGAGAAGGAGTTGATTTTGGCCAAAGATTTTGCTGAACAAGCTGCTTCTGCGAAATCCCAATTTCTTTCTACCATGAGCCATGAAATCAGAACTCCTATGAATGCGGTAATTGGCTTTACAAATTTACTTTTGCTGAAAGACCCCAATCCTGAGCAATTGGAGTACCTGAAAGTATTAAAATTTTCAGGCGATAATTTATTGGTATTAATCAACGACATTCTTGATTTTAGCAAAATGGAAGAAGGGAGAATAACCTTCGAGCTTATTGATTTCAGTATACCTGAATTGCTGAAAAATATCCGCTTCTCATTATTGGAAAAAGCCAGGGAAAAAGGACTGGAATTAGAGCTGTCCTTAGACGAGCAGTTATCAGAGCCCGTTATGGGTGACCCTGTTCGTCTGGGGCAAATCTTAACCAATCTGATCAACAACGCTATTAAATTCACATCTAAAGGCAAGGTCAGCATCTCTGCTTTTTTTTGTTAG
- a CDS encoding MlaE family ABC transporter permease: MSLVIRFKNFLDETGNIARFTGRFFSVGIKPRYENKEFFNQCYTIGYRSLPLVGLTAFIMGLVLTMQLRPSLVDYGVESQLPVMVGLAIVREIGPVITALIFAGKIGSSIGAELGSMKVTEQIDAMTVSGIKPFKYLVATRVLATTLMLPLLTILGDAISLFGAYLGVNIRSVTSFDLFFLQVFKSLDFSDVLPAIIKTLFFGFAVGIVGCYKGFNSTKGTQGVGISANSAVVLSSVMIFIIDLLAVQITELLGLN; the protein is encoded by the coding sequence ATGTCATTAGTCATTCGCTTCAAAAACTTTCTGGATGAAACCGGGAATATAGCACGTTTCACAGGACGGTTCTTTTCGGTGGGAATAAAACCCAGATATGAGAATAAGGAGTTTTTTAATCAATGTTATACCATTGGCTACCGTTCATTACCCTTAGTTGGGCTTACTGCCTTTATTATGGGGCTGGTACTTACGATGCAATTAAGGCCATCCCTGGTGGATTATGGAGTTGAATCACAGTTGCCAGTTATGGTTGGGTTAGCAATTGTCAGGGAAATCGGGCCGGTAATTACGGCTTTGATTTTTGCTGGAAAAATCGGTAGTAGTATTGGAGCTGAGCTTGGTTCGATGAAAGTGACTGAGCAGATTGACGCCATGACGGTTAGTGGGATTAAACCTTTTAAATACCTGGTTGCTACACGGGTCTTAGCCACCACATTAATGCTGCCACTGCTGACCATTCTTGGGGATGCCATTTCTTTATTCGGTGCATATCTGGGTGTAAATATTAGATCGGTAACCAGTTTTGATCTGTTCTTTCTACAGGTTTTTAAAAGCCTGGATTTCAGTGATGTGTTACCAGCTATTATTAAAACTTTATTTTTTGGTTTTGCAGTAGGTATTGTCGGCTGTTATAAAGGTTTCAATTCAACTAAGGGTACACAAGGAGTTGGAATCTCAGCTAATTCAGCGGTAGTTTTATCCTCTGTAATGATTTTTATCATTGACTTACTAGCTGTTCAAATCACCGAATTATTAGGGCTTAATTAA
- a CDS encoding chemotaxis protein CheB, translating into MNEPEYIIAIGASAGGLEEINSFFDHTPLDGVSYIVVQHLSASFKSRMVEVLAKHSKLVVEEATEGKLVECNQVYLIPHDKYMTIENNRLYLRGKEEIRGSHLTINIFFKSLAADCGKKAIGIILSGLGSDGSEGLVAIKNAGGMVMARNPETSSFPSMPSKAIATGMVDFVLEPAAMPGAIEDYVKHEGFLQTESDNDEVSLKEIVELIRQQTPLDFSDYKSSTILRRTKRRAAYHDFNSLVKYLAFLKSSPEEIEALSKDFLISVTSFFRDKEAFEYIRHNILPGILKNLKPKEELKIWVAGCATGEEVYSLAIIIAEQMTGELAHIAVKIFATDIDGAALVHAGKGVYPHDIVKDVSAERLKKYFLKEDNHYRIKPNLRKMAIFAQHDLVKNPPYCNMHFISCRNLLIYMAPVLQKKIFSMLLFGLKMDGYLFLGSSENPMPIIQNLEVVNKQYKLYRNIKSKRIVSFDAFSMPDSMDLRSKSTYAVNEEVINDPLQSITEMMHAKLADQQDYLVVCVDENKEVIKCYGDTSKYLLPKLFTSNLEELLPKKLGMVFNTLSSIVLKTNEMAHLNSIKIKIANSLVNVNLVVSPLLGKRKDQRLLMVTFTGKVVKTSKKEILDFDEAVFHDQYTLNLEQELNEVKEKLSAAYEQLDASNENMQSFNEEMISANEEMQSTNEEMQSVNEELDTINSEYQLKNKELLEINDDLNNYFRSNINGQLFINNDLLLMKFSPGTVKQINLLETDIGRPLSNITTNIKFETLIEDIKQVLSNGVVITKEIETNNGKWYQVMTMPYVRQSDQKNSGAIITFNDITELKKAQLELDISGKMLGMSIDAAELGTFSIDAGTWAFQTSVHFKEIFGVYSDQELSYEAAVARIEMEYRDKFTNAIENSIKSGDKCYLEFPLRNFHDNKLHWVRIIGNLSHSNEKNPTYFTGVLKDITVHKQDELRKNDFIAMVSHDLRSPLTSIQAYMQLITLKVKNVEDTFIHSSLARVNASIKKMNRMINGFLTVSGSEEGQIHLELETFEMNNLINEIVEESRFINSGVEIVFTAGPELNLKADRDKIGQVISNLLNNAIKYSIDEKLIEVSSLEINDEAQVCVKDRGIGIKLRDQEKLFDRYYRVKRLDAKSIPGFGLGLYLTAEIIKRHGGRVWVESEINRGSSFFFNLPVLPQA; encoded by the coding sequence ATGAATGAACCTGAATATATTATTGCGATTGGCGCTTCTGCCGGTGGTCTGGAAGAGATCAATTCTTTCTTTGATCATACGCCATTAGATGGAGTGTCCTATATTGTTGTTCAACATCTTTCAGCTTCTTTTAAAAGCAGAATGGTTGAAGTCCTGGCCAAACACAGTAAACTGGTTGTAGAAGAAGCTACTGAAGGGAAGCTTGTGGAATGCAACCAGGTTTACCTTATTCCACACGATAAATACATGACCATTGAAAATAACAGGTTGTATTTGAGAGGTAAGGAGGAGATAAGAGGCTCACACCTGACCATAAATATATTTTTTAAGTCTTTAGCTGCTGATTGCGGTAAAAAGGCAATTGGCATTATTCTTTCCGGTTTAGGAAGCGATGGATCTGAGGGGCTTGTTGCAATAAAAAATGCGGGTGGAATGGTTATGGCCCGAAATCCGGAAACTTCTAGCTTTCCCAGTATGCCTTCTAAGGCCATCGCTACCGGGATGGTCGATTTTGTACTGGAACCTGCAGCAATGCCAGGTGCAATTGAAGATTATGTAAAACACGAGGGATTTTTACAAACCGAGAGTGATAATGACGAAGTAAGTCTTAAGGAGATCGTAGAACTGATCAGGCAGCAAACTCCACTTGATTTCTCCGACTATAAATCCTCTACCATATTAAGGCGTACCAAAAGGAGAGCAGCCTATCATGATTTTAATAGCCTGGTAAAATACCTGGCATTTTTAAAGTCCTCCCCGGAAGAAATTGAAGCATTATCAAAAGACTTTTTGATTAGTGTGACTTCTTTTTTTAGGGATAAGGAAGCTTTTGAGTACATACGGCACAATATCCTACCGGGTATACTGAAAAATCTAAAACCTAAAGAGGAACTGAAAATTTGGGTAGCAGGTTGTGCAACTGGAGAGGAGGTGTATTCACTGGCCATTATTATTGCCGAACAAATGACCGGGGAGTTAGCGCACATCGCAGTAAAGATATTTGCTACTGATATTGATGGTGCTGCATTGGTTCATGCTGGGAAGGGTGTTTATCCTCACGATATTGTTAAGGATGTATCAGCTGAACGATTAAAAAAATACTTTCTGAAGGAGGATAATCACTACAGGATCAAGCCAAACCTGCGTAAGATGGCGATTTTTGCGCAACATGATCTGGTTAAAAATCCACCATATTGTAACATGCACTTTATCAGTTGCCGTAATCTGTTGATTTATATGGCACCAGTACTGCAAAAGAAGATATTCAGCATGTTGCTGTTTGGCCTAAAGATGGACGGTTATTTGTTTCTGGGATCAAGTGAAAATCCGATGCCAATCATCCAGAATCTTGAAGTAGTAAATAAACAATATAAGCTGTACAGGAATATCAAGTCAAAAAGGATCGTGAGTTTTGATGCTTTTTCAATGCCAGATTCCATGGACCTGAGAAGCAAATCTACTTATGCCGTTAATGAGGAAGTTATTAATGATCCGCTACAGTCGATTACGGAAATGATGCACGCCAAACTTGCTGATCAGCAGGATTACCTGGTCGTATGTGTAGATGAAAATAAAGAAGTGATTAAGTGTTATGGAGATACAAGCAAATATTTGCTTCCAAAACTTTTTACGTCCAATCTGGAGGAACTATTGCCCAAGAAATTGGGAATGGTGTTCAATACGCTAAGTAGTATTGTGTTAAAAACAAATGAAATGGCCCATTTAAACAGTATAAAGATAAAAATCGCCAATTCACTTGTAAATGTGAATCTGGTGGTGAGTCCGCTGCTGGGCAAAAGAAAGGACCAGCGGCTTTTAATGGTCACTTTTACAGGTAAAGTGGTTAAAACTTCGAAAAAGGAAATTCTGGATTTTGATGAGGCAGTCTTCCATGATCAGTATACGCTTAATCTGGAACAGGAATTAAATGAAGTAAAGGAGAAACTAAGTGCTGCTTACGAGCAACTGGATGCTTCCAATGAAAATATGCAGTCCTTTAATGAAGAAATGATTTCTGCTAATGAAGAAATGCAAAGTACCAATGAAGAGATGCAGTCTGTAAACGAAGAATTGGATACGATCAATTCGGAGTACCAGCTGAAAAACAAGGAATTGCTGGAAATTAACGATGATCTGAATAATTATTTCAGAAGCAATATCAATGGGCAGTTATTTATAAATAACGATCTGCTTTTAATGAAATTTTCTCCAGGTACAGTGAAACAGATCAATTTGCTGGAAACTGATATCGGCAGGCCGCTGAGCAATATTACTACCAATATCAAGTTTGAAACGCTGATTGAAGACATTAAGCAGGTTTTGAGCAATGGAGTTGTCATCACTAAAGAAATTGAAACCAATAATGGGAAATGGTACCAGGTAATGACCATGCCTTATGTGCGTCAATCGGACCAAAAAAATAGTGGTGCGATCATCACTTTCAACGATATTACTGAATTGAAGAAGGCACAGTTGGAATTGGATATCAGCGGCAAAATGCTTGGAATGAGTATAGACGCTGCTGAATTGGGCACTTTTTCCATTGATGCCGGAACATGGGCATTTCAGACATCTGTGCATTTTAAAGAAATTTTTGGCGTCTATTCAGATCAGGAGCTAAGTTATGAGGCCGCTGTTGCAAGGATTGAGATGGAATACCGGGATAAATTCACCAATGCTATTGAAAATAGCATCAAAAGCGGTGACAAATGCTATTTGGAGTTTCCATTGCGGAATTTTCATGATAACAAGTTGCACTGGGTTAGAATAATAGGAAATCTTTCGCATAGCAATGAGAAGAATCCGACGTACTTTACCGGTGTATTGAAAGACATTACAGTACACAAGCAGGATGAACTTCGAAAAAATGATTTTATTGCAATGGTTAGTCACGACTTAAGGTCACCGCTTACTTCCATCCAGGCTTATATGCAATTGATCACCTTAAAAGTTAAGAACGTGGAAGATACATTTATTCATTCTTCGCTGGCAAGGGTAAATGCATCAATTAAAAAAATGAACAGGATGATCAACGGGTTTCTAACCGTCTCTGGTTCAGAAGAAGGGCAGATTCATTTAGAGCTTGAGACTTTTGAGATGAATAATTTGATAAACGAAATTGTAGAGGAATCACGTTTTATAAATTCAGGAGTTGAGATTGTCTTTACAGCCGGACCAGAACTGAATCTGAAAGCAGACCGCGATAAAATTGGTCAGGTGATTAGTAATCTACTTAACAATGCAATTAAATACTCAATTGATGAAAAGCTTATTGAAGTATCATCACTGGAAATTAATGATGAAGCTCAGGTTTGTGTGAAAGATAGGGGCATAGGCATCAAGTTACGGGACCAGGAGAAATTATTTGATCGTTATTATCGTGTAAAGCGTTTGGATGCTAAATCTATACCTGGATTTGGCTTGGGGCTTTATTTAACGGCTGAAATTATTAAAAGACATGGCGGTAGGGTATGGGTAGAGAGTGAAATTAATCGTGGTTCATCTTTTTTCTTTAATCTGCCTGTTTTGCCCCAAGCTTGA
- a CDS encoding pesticidal protein Cry7Aa has protein sequence MILIKKEGVILRKTGLDFESQGVLNPAIIKEGERVYMFYRAVAKNNYSTIGFCELNGPLELSQRYDFPVISPIDDSESRGIEDPRIVKIDECYYLTYTAFDGFNALGALATSVDLKTFERQGIIVPVISFPELKALAENTGKLNEKYSRFAHDKTIITMNTKLLVWDKDVVFFPRRINNQFYFLHRIKPDIQIVCINELSDLNELFWKNYLLNFNNHIVLTPKYEHEISYIGGGCPPIETTEGWLVIYHGVHDTAKGYVYTACAAMLDLENPGKEIARLPYPLFKPETEWELTGEVDSVCFPSGTAIFGDTLYIYYGAADEQIACASVSLSALIATLLTFRLK, from the coding sequence TTGATATTAATAAAAAAAGAAGGTGTTATTTTAAGAAAAACCGGCCTGGACTTTGAAAGCCAGGGCGTACTTAATCCCGCAATCATAAAAGAAGGTGAGCGGGTTTATATGTTTTACAGGGCAGTGGCTAAAAATAATTATTCAACCATTGGCTTTTGCGAGCTGAATGGGCCATTAGAACTGAGTCAGAGATATGATTTTCCGGTTATTAGCCCTATAGATGACAGTGAATCCAGAGGAATTGAAGACCCAAGGATCGTAAAAATCGATGAATGCTACTATCTAACGTATACTGCCTTCGACGGATTCAATGCGTTAGGTGCACTCGCAACCTCAGTGGATTTAAAAACATTTGAAAGACAGGGTATTATTGTACCTGTGATTTCGTTTCCTGAATTGAAAGCACTTGCAGAAAATACGGGTAAGCTTAATGAAAAGTATTCCAGATTTGCTCATGACAAGACCATAATTACCATGAACACAAAACTTCTGGTTTGGGATAAGGATGTGGTTTTTTTCCCCAGAAGAATAAACAATCAGTTTTATTTTCTTCACCGCATCAAACCCGATATACAAATCGTCTGTATAAATGAGCTTTCAGACCTGAATGAGTTGTTCTGGAAAAATTACCTGTTAAACTTTAACAACCATATCGTTTTGACTCCAAAATATGAACATGAAATCAGCTACATCGGAGGTGGTTGTCCACCAATAGAAACAACAGAAGGCTGGCTGGTGATTTACCACGGCGTACATGACACCGCAAAAGGATATGTGTATACTGCATGTGCTGCCATGCTGGATCTGGAAAACCCAGGTAAAGAGATTGCACGTTTACCGTATCCGCTGTTTAAGCCTGAAACAGAATGGGAATTAACTGGTGAAGTGGATAGTGTCTGTTTTCCCTCAGGCACCGCCATCTTTGGAGATACACTCTATATCTATTATGGAGCAGCAGATGAACAGATAGCCTGTGCCTCTGTTAGTTTAAGTGCACTGATTGCAACGCTTTTAACTTTCAGACTCAAGTAG
- a CDS encoding ABC transporter ATP-binding protein has translation MEAATKEQVIVIKDLVKAFGDKKILDGFNLTVEKGSNVVILGKSGSGKSVLIKCIIGLLQSDSGSIHVFKENISQMTEDELDQARSKIGFLFQSNALYDSMTIRENLEFPLLRHWVDITKEEVERLVNEALENVDLLHTLDMMPSELSGGMLKRVALARTMILRPEVILYDEPTTGLDPVTSREIENLILKLQKKNHTSSIIISHDMNCVKNTADLVVLLLEGKCYIKGTFEELKQSTDENIKQFFE, from the coding sequence ATGGAAGCAGCAACGAAAGAACAGGTAATCGTCATTAAAGATCTCGTTAAGGCTTTTGGAGACAAAAAAATATTAGATGGATTTAATCTGACGGTAGAAAAAGGCAGTAATGTGGTGATATTGGGAAAATCGGGCTCAGGTAAATCTGTACTGATCAAATGCATCATTGGCTTATTACAATCTGATAGTGGGAGTATCCATGTCTTTAAGGAAAATATATCTCAGATGACTGAAGATGAACTGGATCAGGCCAGGTCCAAAATCGGGTTTCTGTTTCAAAGCAATGCCCTTTATGACTCGATGACTATCCGCGAAAATTTGGAATTCCCCTTACTTAGGCACTGGGTTGATATCACTAAAGAAGAAGTCGAAAGACTGGTGAACGAGGCACTGGAAAATGTAGATTTGTTGCATACCCTGGATATGATGCCATCGGAGTTATCAGGAGGAATGCTCAAGCGTGTTGCCCTGGCTAGAACGATGATATTAAGACCAGAAGTCATTCTTTATGATGAGCCCACAACAGGCCTGGATCCAGTCACATCAAGGGAAATAGAAAATCTGATCCTTAAACTCCAAAAGAAGAACCATACCTCTTCCATCATCATTTCGCACGATATGAACTGCGTAAAAAACACAGCAGATCTAGTTGTACTCTTACTGGAAGGTAAATGTTACATCAAAGGAACATTTGAGGAATTGAAGCAATCGACTGATGAAAACATTAAACAATTTTTCGAATAA
- a CDS encoding DUF1003 domain-containing protein, whose product MKLNDQVSSDENEFLNKLHKIVAETIKEEDLILNNLLHPAKDVLSGGQKLSDQVARFGGSWRFIIFFGIILTLWIIYNVTAMGIKAFDPYPFILMNLILSCIAALQAPIIMMSQNRKEEKDRMRSENDYLINLKAEMGIRSLHQKMDLLLGEQIKRLYDLQAIQIKKLDEVAKKLDVNQRLQ is encoded by the coding sequence ATGAAATTAAATGATCAGGTGTCATCGGATGAAAATGAGTTTTTGAATAAGCTTCATAAAATTGTAGCTGAAACCATTAAAGAAGAAGATCTTATCCTGAATAATCTACTGCATCCGGCAAAAGATGTGCTTTCAGGAGGTCAAAAGCTTTCCGATCAGGTAGCTCGATTTGGCGGTAGCTGGAGGTTCATTATTTTTTTCGGAATTATCTTGACCCTTTGGATTATTTATAATGTTACCGCTATGGGTATTAAAGCTTTTGACCCTTATCCGTTTATCCTCATGAATCTGATTCTTTCTTGCATTGCTGCCTTACAGGCTCCAATCATTATGATGAGTCAAAACCGTAAGGAAGAGAAAGACCGGATGAGAAGTGAGAACGACTATCTGATTAATCTTAAAGCTGAAATGGGTATTCGCAGTTTACACCAAAAAATGGATTTATTACTTGGCGAGCAGATTAAACGATTGTATGATCTGCAGGCCATCCAAATCAAAAAGTTGGATGAAGTAGCGAAAAAGTTAGATGTAAATCAACGGCTTCAATGA
- a CDS encoding MlaD family protein, which translates to MGNQKVNNIKLGAFVLSGLVLMIFAFFIIGKNNNIFGNDFKLKVRFSNLNGLTKGNNVLFSGLQAGTVKEIELINDSTIEVIMQINSKVKSFINKNAVAAVGTEGLMGNKVVNISPVKGMSQKVAEGDLLQAKNTANMDEIIEKLAQTNNNVASISEVLKGTVLRIDSSAILKLINDESIGISLKSSLENIYKMTSNANKMTIGLNHLVNDIRKGRGTAGLLLTDTLMAGTLKDAIVQIRAASVNANSMTMQLNTMVEDLNHDLTNGKGPVNTLLKDSLMAKNISLTMENLQKGTDGFNQNMEALKHNFLFRGYFRKLERQKKEQQAELLKAAQQK; encoded by the coding sequence ATGGGAAATCAAAAAGTAAATAATATCAAACTCGGTGCATTTGTATTGTCAGGATTAGTACTGATGATATTCGCGTTTTTTATCATTGGAAAGAACAACAATATATTTGGGAATGACTTCAAACTGAAGGTCCGGTTCTCCAATTTAAATGGATTAACAAAAGGCAACAATGTACTCTTCTCCGGCTTGCAAGCCGGGACTGTTAAAGAAATTGAACTAATTAACGACAGTACCATTGAGGTCATTATGCAGATCAATAGCAAAGTAAAATCATTTATTAATAAGAATGCGGTAGCAGCTGTGGGAACGGAAGGTTTGATGGGCAATAAAGTCGTGAATATCAGCCCAGTGAAGGGAATGAGTCAAAAGGTAGCTGAAGGTGATTTGCTACAGGCAAAAAATACGGCTAACATGGATGAAATTATTGAAAAATTAGCGCAGACCAATAACAATGTTGCCAGTATTTCAGAAGTTTTAAAAGGCACGGTTCTGCGAATAGACAGCAGTGCTATTTTAAAATTGATCAACGATGAATCCATTGGTATCAGTTTGAAGTCATCTCTGGAAAACATCTACAAAATGACCTCAAACGCCAATAAAATGACAATAGGATTAAACCATCTGGTAAACGACATCAGAAAAGGCAGGGGAACTGCCGGTCTTTTATTGACCGATACTTTAATGGCCGGTACACTTAAGGATGCCATTGTACAAATCAGGGCTGCCAGTGTCAATGCCAACAGCATGACCATGCAACTGAACACGATGGTAGAAGACTTGAATCATGACCTAACCAATGGAAAAGGGCCCGTTAACACCCTATTGAAGGACTCGTTAATGGCCAAAAATATAAGCCTTACTATGGAAAATCTTCAGAAAGGTACAGACGGATTCAATCAGAACATGGAAGCGCTAAAACATAACTTTCTGTTCAGGGGATATTTTAGAAAACTTGAACGCCAAAAGAAAGAACAACAGGCAGAATTGCTAAAAGCTGCTCAGCAAAAATAA
- a CDS encoding ATP-binding response regulator produces MEFIFERFTQANADTNRKYGGTGLGLAITKRLIELMGGSIEVESTPEIGSSFKFGLSFRNGSNEPILERKTVPLKALKNLKGIKVLMAEDNEINVILVKQFMKLWQVECDVVGNGLLALQQVQLKDYDMVFMDLQMPLMDGYQSATAIRALPGDKFKKLPIIALTASAMLDVQYKAFDSGMNDYISKPFKPDELYHKIEIYGYVPND; encoded by the coding sequence ATGGAATTCATTTTTGAAAGATTTACCCAGGCAAATGCAGATACCAACAGGAAGTATGGTGGAACCGGCCTTGGACTGGCTATTACAAAGAGACTTATTGAACTAATGGGAGGGAGTATAGAGGTAGAAAGTACCCCTGAGATTGGTTCCAGTTTTAAATTCGGTTTGAGCTTTAGAAATGGCAGTAACGAGCCAATTTTAGAACGGAAGACAGTTCCGTTAAAAGCTTTGAAAAATTTAAAGGGAATTAAAGTACTCATGGCCGAGGATAATGAAATTAACGTAATTTTAGTAAAACAGTTCATGAAGCTCTGGCAGGTAGAATGTGATGTTGTAGGAAATGGCTTGCTTGCCTTACAACAGGTACAACTAAAGGACTATGATATGGTCTTTATGGATCTGCAGATGCCACTTATGGATGGATACCAATCTGCAACAGCAATCAGAGCCTTGCCCGGGGACAAATTTAAGAAATTACCAATAATAGCGCTGACTGCTTCCGCTATGTTGGATGTTCAATACAAAGCATTTGATTCTGGTATGAATGATTACATCAGCAAGCCATTCAAGCCAGATGAACTTTACCACAAAATTGAAATTTACGGCTACGTACCGAATGACTAA